In Sphingobacterium sp. SYP-B4668, the sequence TTGGACAAAGAAGCCCTCAGTGCACTATTTGATAAATACCAACCGACTCAAATTTATCTCCTTGCGGCAATGCTTTCAGCAACAGGCGAGCAATATCCGCAGAAAGCTTGGGATCTCAATATGAACGGACTCTTAAACGTACTAGACCTCTCATTACAACATAAAATTAATCGTGTTTTTTGGCCAAGTTCCATCGCTGTATTTGGTCCACATTCACCTAAGACTGATACCCCGCAATTTTGCACAATGGACCCCAATAGCATTTATGGAATTAGTAAGCTTGCGGGAGAGCGTCTATGCGAATATTACCACGAAAAATTTGGGCTTGATGTAAGAAGCGTACGCTATCCTGGAATCATTTCGTGGAAAACCGAACCAGGAGGAGGTACGACAGACTATGCCGTACACATCTTCTTTGAAGCATTGAAGAACGGCACCTATGAGAGCTTTCTTTCAGAGAACACGGCCTTACCAATGCTCTATATGGAAGATGCCATTAGAGGCACCCTAGCATTAATGGACACACCAGCGGACCAATTGACAATCCGTTCAAGTTACAATTTAGCGGGTATCAGCTTCACTCCAAAGATGATTGCTGAAGAAATTAAAAAAATTCTTCCTAATTTTACGATTACTTACGCCGCGCATGACCCTCGTCAAGCCATAGCAGACTCTTGGCCTGCAAGCATTGACGATTCATCTGCCCGTAAAGATTGGGGATGGACGCCTAAATTCGATTTAACCGAAATGACGGCTGACATGCTCCAAAACCTTAAAAACAAATCATAAAAAAAATGGGAAGAGCTTTTGAATTTAGAAAGGAGCGCAAATTTAAACGCTGGGCTAAAATGGCCGTCCAATTTACGCGTTTAGGAAAAGAAATTGCTATCGCAGTAAAAGAAGGCGGACCTCACCCAGAAAGCAACTCACGCTTACGTACAGCAATTCAAAATGGTAAAGCGGTCAACATGCCGAAAGACCGTATAGAAGCTGCAATCAAGCGTGCATCCGAAAAAGATGCAAAGGGATACGAAGAGTATGTCTATGAAGGATATGGACCACATGGTGTTCCAATATTAATCGAAACCGCAACCGATAATACCAACAGAACTGTTGCCAATATTCGCAGTTATTTCACAAAAGCTGGCGGCACTTTGGGGAAAACGGGGTCTTTGGACTTTATTTTTAATCGAAAATCAATTTTTAGATTCGACGCACAGGAGCATTTGGATGTAGAGGAGCTCGAGCTGGAATTGATAGACGGTGGGCTGGAAGAACTATATCTCGAGTCAGATGAAGAAGGTAATGACGTTGTCGTCGTACAGACCTCCTTCGAAGACTTCGGCAATATGCAGCGGTTGCTTGAAGAAAAAGGAATTGAAATAAAATCTGCAAAATTAGAACGCATCGCCCTATCTCATTCCCAAATTTCGGAAGAAGACGCCGTCGATGTCATCAAATTAATCGACAAGATCGAAGAAGATGATGATGTACAGGCTGTATATCACAATATGGAATAGTATAAGGTGCGAAGCCTACATGTAATAAGGAAAGAGGGACTATTCCCTCTTTTTTCTTATTACATTGTTCATTTCCGACATTCAAAAGAAGATAAGCTGGCCATGAGGGCTTTATCATCTTGACAAAAAAGGATA encodes:
- a CDS encoding NAD-dependent epimerase/dehydratase family protein translates to MSIFAAMKDRVIIIGANGQIGTELALALRGKFGYENVITSDIRAPKTLAENEVFETINVLDKEALSALFDKYQPTQIYLLAAMLSATGEQYPQKAWDLNMNGLLNVLDLSLQHKINRVFWPSSIAVFGPHSPKTDTPQFCTMDPNSIYGISKLAGERLCEYYHEKFGLDVRSVRYPGIISWKTEPGGGTTDYAVHIFFEALKNGTYESFLSENTALPMLYMEDAIRGTLALMDTPADQLTIRSSYNLAGISFTPKMIAEEIKKILPNFTITYAAHDPRQAIADSWPASIDDSSARKDWGWTPKFDLTEMTADMLQNLKNKS
- a CDS encoding YebC/PmpR family DNA-binding transcriptional regulator; the protein is MGRAFEFRKERKFKRWAKMAVQFTRLGKEIAIAVKEGGPHPESNSRLRTAIQNGKAVNMPKDRIEAAIKRASEKDAKGYEEYVYEGYGPHGVPILIETATDNTNRTVANIRSYFTKAGGTLGKTGSLDFIFNRKSIFRFDAQEHLDVEELELELIDGGLEELYLESDEEGNDVVVVQTSFEDFGNMQRLLEEKGIEIKSAKLERIALSHSQISEEDAVDVIKLIDKIEEDDDVQAVYHNME